In Solenopsis invicta isolate M01_SB chromosome 13, UNIL_Sinv_3.0, whole genome shotgun sequence, one DNA window encodes the following:
- the LOC105199158 gene encoding uncharacterized protein LOC105199158 isoform X3, with amino-acid sequence MSVVLTLRLFTETHSNHGHAYECINRTFTSNLHTDEARSDSAENSSISAMTSMLSGEESSATRMKQKLMRSAPAKEDTRSFLNFSRENLSISHSDLEQGFNRSRFARPSRNTILSVAALMTIIICLSLQSWKLLSNTREIEQLRRDVYILKHRFLEPDLIDELKAFEEQLYAEESTEDNDSSETDIDNADYDSNYDDDGSASHDYSGDYRSPLIYGSRSSDFRDVTSTSIPIPTSQDPGVNEDMVELLAALRKVEAKHEQDFEKNVQENRKNIEREHLKGGHIEELNHEEKTNDANSTKSDIIARTATISEHIEESIKSKRSVNDGLLDDSMRDTINDKRHNTRRIVVSRARSYINGESDVNNNSGLDPTPHPPKKYHAHALETVSSRHDRLSEEITQPERYENESTEITSDRRISWRNRDGNRTEIRRPIQDEHTGNGRARHYNGVFKAWQPSEWVTNLGMNRHFTLAGDGKLTVHEPGLYLVYAQIHYLDEHDENGFHMLVNGRPILQCMVYSPGREHKSRSCFSAQVTFLQTGDHLVLKDIGSARYTLFQHDKSFFGLVKVGEPRQQQRHPSTHQ; translated from the exons atgtctgtTGTTCTCACATTACGCTTATTCACTGAAACTCAT TCAAATCACGGACATGCATACGAATGTATAAATCGTACATTTACATCGAACTTACACACGGACGAAGCGCGCAGTGATTCCGCCGAGAACAGTTCGATTTCTGCGATGACGTCTATGCTATCCGGTGAGGAGAGCAGCGCGACGAGAATGAAGCAAAAGCTGATGAGAAGCGCACCTGCGAAGGAGGACACTAGGTCTTTCCTGAACTTCTCGCGAGAGAACCTGAGCATCTCGCACTCCGACCTTGAGCAAGGATTCAACCGATCCCGGTTCGCGAGACCGAGCAGGAACACGATCCTCAGCGTGGCCGCCCTTATGACCATCATTATCTGCCTCAGCCTTCAGAGCTGGAAGCTGCTGTCGAACACGCGCGAAATCGAGCAGCTGAGAAGAGATGTCTATATCCTGAAGCATCGGTTTCTGGAGCCGGATCTCATAGACGAGCTCAAGGCCTTCGAGGAACAG CTGTACGCCGAAGAGTCTACCGAGGATAATGATTCAAGCGAAACGGACATTGATAACGCCGATTATGACTCTAATTACGACGATGATGGTTCCGCATCGCACGATTATTCCGGCGACTATCGTAGTCCCTTGATTTACGGCTCCAGATCGTCCGATTTTCGCgacgtcacgtccacgtcgatACCGATACCCACGTCCCAGGATCCTGGCGTTAATGAGGACATGGTCGAGCTGCTGGCAGCCTTGCGCAAGGTCGAAGCGAAACACGAGCAGGATTTCGAGAAGAACGTACAAGAGAATCGCAA AAATATCGAACGAGAGCATCTTAAAGGAGGACACATAGAGGAATTGAATCACGAAGAAAAAACGAATGACGCCAACAGCACCAAATCCGATATCATTGCCAGAACGGCTACAATTTCGGAACACATCGAAGAGAGTATCAAATCGAAGCGATCCGTAAACGATGGTTTGCTTGACGACTCTATGAGAGATACAATAAACGACAAACGACACAATACTAGGAGGATTGTTGTGTCTAGAGCACGTTCTTATATAAACGGCGAGAGCGACGTGAATAATAATTCTGGGTTAGATCCAACACc ACATCCCCCGAAGAAGTATCACGCCCATGCACTGGAGACGGTTTCTTCTCGTCATGACCGATTAAGCGAGGAGATCACGCAGCCTGAGAGATATGAGAACGAAAGCACAGAAATTACAAGCGATAGAAGGATCAGTTGGCGAAACCGCGACGGAAACAGAACTGAGATTCGTCGACCCATTCAG GACGAGCACACTGGTAACGGCAGAGCGCGACACTACAACGGTGTCTTCAAAGCGTGGCAACCAAGCGAGTGGGTCACCAATCTCGGCATGAACAGGCATTTTACGCTTGCCGGCGACGGCAAACTCACCGTGCATGAGCCAGGATTGTACTTGGTTTACGCACAGATCCATTATCTGGACGAGCACGACGAAAACGGCTTCCACATGCTGGTGAACGGAAGGCCTATACTACAGTGCATG gTGTACAGTCCAGGCAGAGAACACAAAAGTCGCTCATGTTTCTCTGCCCAAGTGACCTTCCTTCAGACAGGTGATCACCTAGTCTTGAAAGATATTGGATCAGCAAGATACACTCTCTTCCAGCACGATAAAAGTTTCTTTGGCTTAGTGAAAGTTGGTGAACCGAGACAGCAGCAGAGACATCCATCGACACATCAGTAA
- the LOC105199159 gene encoding uncharacterized protein LOC105199159 isoform X1 has protein sequence MPQINIPMPVDKIRNDTQFQKIVLNINIKKSKVLLKCFWNFLFLSLIISMIVTTLLIHQLQAQMNFLISMYQDSNENNRVNSSNSSVNYNDPVRPVISSTLEFSNQMEVRNDKNSRITRLKPYNQQNFLRSETQYNTTLEDKTSHDHKLISQSELRMRRMRRDHKESEKGQNKIENKRQHIKDKDEKRRQSKKKKRQQKRQQNRRGRKHKRSRPLMATFIGQVPESVNAVIGRWMKSNANHQYDFTEFHLVNNNMEIEIGISGLYIISVQIFYVSNATNSYWLLLNSKGASTTRKLITCATAPSDMEVSCYTSLIIYLQERDRLSLQQVQKERLIKLKEGYSQIQIMLLDNDRRHTMVEDVQT, from the exons ATGCCACAGATAAATATCCCTATGCCAGtagataaaataagaaatgataCACAGTTTCAAAAGATTGTCCTGAATATCAACATAAAGAAGTCCAAGgttttgttaaaatgtttttggaacttcctttttctttcattaatcATATCGATGATAGTAACGACGTTACTAATTCATCAACTACAAGCACAG ATGAATTTCCTCATATCAATGTATCAAGACAGCAATGAGAATAATCGTGTTAATTCGTCAAATTCATCAGTAAATTATAACGATCCTGTTAGACCAGTTATATCTTCTACTCTTGAATTTTCTAATCAAATGGAAGTCAGGAATGATAAAAATTCCCGCATCACTAGGTTAAAGCCTTATAATCA GCAAAATTTTCTACGCTCCGAAACGCAATATAACACGACATTGGAAGATAAAACAAGTCATGATCACAAATTAATCTCACAGAGTGAATTGCGAATGAGAAGAATGCGAAGGGATCACaaagaaagtgaaaaaggaCAAAACaagatagaaaataaaagaCAACATATCAAGGACAAAGATGAAAAACGACGACAGagcaagaaaaagaaacggCAACAAAAACGCCAACAGAACAGAAGAGGACGCAAACACAAGCGATCAA gaCCGTTAATGGCTACGTTCATTGGTCAAGTACCTGAAAGTGTAAATGCAG ttattggACGTTGGATGAAAAGCAATGCAAATCATCAATATGATTTCACAGAGTTTCATTTGGTGAATAATAATATGGAAATCGAAATTGGCATAAGTGGTTTATATATAATCTCTGTACAG atattttatgtttcaaatgcAACAAATTCCTATTGGCTGTTGTTAAATTCTAAGGGTGCATCGACAACACGAAAGTTGATTACATGTGCTACCGCTCCTTCAGATATGGAAGTATCATGTTATAcgagtttaattatatatttacaagaaCGTGATAGATTGTCTCTGCAGCAGGTGCagaaagaaag aTTGATCAAATTGAAAGAGGGATATAGTCAAATACAAATTATGCTGCTTGACAATGATAGAAGGCATACAATGGTAGAAGACGTACAAACCTGA
- the LOC105199159 gene encoding uncharacterized protein LOC105199159 isoform X2 — translation MPQINIPMPVDKIRNDTQFQKIVLNINIKKSKVLLKCFWNFLFLSLIISMIVTTLLIHQLQAQMNFLISMYQDSNENNRVNSSNSSVNYNDPVRPVISSTLEFSNQMEVRNDKNSRITRQNFLRSETQYNTTLEDKTSHDHKLISQSELRMRRMRRDHKESEKGQNKIENKRQHIKDKDEKRRQSKKKKRQQKRQQNRRGRKHKRSRPLMATFIGQVPESVNAVIGRWMKSNANHQYDFTEFHLVNNNMEIEIGISGLYIISVQIFYVSNATNSYWLLLNSKGASTTRKLITCATAPSDMEVSCYTSLIIYLQERDRLSLQQVQKERLIKLKEGYSQIQIMLLDNDRRHTMVEDVQT, via the exons ATGCCACAGATAAATATCCCTATGCCAGtagataaaataagaaatgataCACAGTTTCAAAAGATTGTCCTGAATATCAACATAAAGAAGTCCAAGgttttgttaaaatgtttttggaacttcctttttctttcattaatcATATCGATGATAGTAACGACGTTACTAATTCATCAACTACAAGCACAG ATGAATTTCCTCATATCAATGTATCAAGACAGCAATGAGAATAATCGTGTTAATTCGTCAAATTCATCAGTAAATTATAACGATCCTGTTAGACCAGTTATATCTTCTACTCTTGAATTTTCTAATCAAATGGAAGTCAGGAATGATAAAAATTCCCGCATCACTAG GCAAAATTTTCTACGCTCCGAAACGCAATATAACACGACATTGGAAGATAAAACAAGTCATGATCACAAATTAATCTCACAGAGTGAATTGCGAATGAGAAGAATGCGAAGGGATCACaaagaaagtgaaaaaggaCAAAACaagatagaaaataaaagaCAACATATCAAGGACAAAGATGAAAAACGACGACAGagcaagaaaaagaaacggCAACAAAAACGCCAACAGAACAGAAGAGGACGCAAACACAAGCGATCAA gaCCGTTAATGGCTACGTTCATTGGTCAAGTACCTGAAAGTGTAAATGCAG ttattggACGTTGGATGAAAAGCAATGCAAATCATCAATATGATTTCACAGAGTTTCATTTGGTGAATAATAATATGGAAATCGAAATTGGCATAAGTGGTTTATATATAATCTCTGTACAG atattttatgtttcaaatgcAACAAATTCCTATTGGCTGTTGTTAAATTCTAAGGGTGCATCGACAACACGAAAGTTGATTACATGTGCTACCGCTCCTTCAGATATGGAAGTATCATGTTATAcgagtttaattatatatttacaagaaCGTGATAGATTGTCTCTGCAGCAGGTGCagaaagaaag aTTGATCAAATTGAAAGAGGGATATAGTCAAATACAAATTATGCTGCTTGACAATGATAGAAGGCATACAATGGTAGAAGACGTACAAACCTGA
- the LOC105199158 gene encoding uncharacterized protein LOC105199158 isoform X2 — translation MSVVLTLRLFTETHSNHGHAYECINRTFTSNLHTDEARSDSAENSSISAMTSMLSGEESSATRMKQKLMRSAPAKEDTRSFLNFSRENLSISHSDLEQGFNRSRFARPSRNTILSVAALMTIIICLSLQSWKLLSNTREIEQLRRDVYILKHRFLEPDLIDELKAFEEQLYAEESTEDNDSSETDIDNADYDSNYDDDGSASHDYSGDYRSPLIYGSRSSDFRDVTSTSIPIPTSQDPGVNEDMVELLAALRKVEAKHEQDFEKNVQENRKNIEREHLKGGHIEELNHEEKTNDANSTKSDIIARTATISEHIEESIKSKRSVNDGLLDDSMRDTINDKRHNTRRIVVSRARSYINGESDVNNNSGLDPTPHPPKKYHAHALETVSSRHDRLSEEITQPERYENESTEITSDRRISWRNRDGNRTEIRRPIQVYAIHYGADSTLFTTQDEHTGNGRARHYNGVFKAWQPSEWVTNLGMNRHFTLAGDGKLTVHEPGLYLVYAQIHYLDEHDENGFHMLVNGRPILQCMVYSPGREHKSRSCFSAQVTFLQTGDHLVLKDIGSARYTLFQHDKSFFGLVKVGEPRQQQRHPSTHQ, via the exons atgtctgtTGTTCTCACATTACGCTTATTCACTGAAACTCAT TCAAATCACGGACATGCATACGAATGTATAAATCGTACATTTACATCGAACTTACACACGGACGAAGCGCGCAGTGATTCCGCCGAGAACAGTTCGATTTCTGCGATGACGTCTATGCTATCCGGTGAGGAGAGCAGCGCGACGAGAATGAAGCAAAAGCTGATGAGAAGCGCACCTGCGAAGGAGGACACTAGGTCTTTCCTGAACTTCTCGCGAGAGAACCTGAGCATCTCGCACTCCGACCTTGAGCAAGGATTCAACCGATCCCGGTTCGCGAGACCGAGCAGGAACACGATCCTCAGCGTGGCCGCCCTTATGACCATCATTATCTGCCTCAGCCTTCAGAGCTGGAAGCTGCTGTCGAACACGCGCGAAATCGAGCAGCTGAGAAGAGATGTCTATATCCTGAAGCATCGGTTTCTGGAGCCGGATCTCATAGACGAGCTCAAGGCCTTCGAGGAACAG CTGTACGCCGAAGAGTCTACCGAGGATAATGATTCAAGCGAAACGGACATTGATAACGCCGATTATGACTCTAATTACGACGATGATGGTTCCGCATCGCACGATTATTCCGGCGACTATCGTAGTCCCTTGATTTACGGCTCCAGATCGTCCGATTTTCGCgacgtcacgtccacgtcgatACCGATACCCACGTCCCAGGATCCTGGCGTTAATGAGGACATGGTCGAGCTGCTGGCAGCCTTGCGCAAGGTCGAAGCGAAACACGAGCAGGATTTCGAGAAGAACGTACAAGAGAATCGCAA AAATATCGAACGAGAGCATCTTAAAGGAGGACACATAGAGGAATTGAATCACGAAGAAAAAACGAATGACGCCAACAGCACCAAATCCGATATCATTGCCAGAACGGCTACAATTTCGGAACACATCGAAGAGAGTATCAAATCGAAGCGATCCGTAAACGATGGTTTGCTTGACGACTCTATGAGAGATACAATAAACGACAAACGACACAATACTAGGAGGATTGTTGTGTCTAGAGCACGTTCTTATATAAACGGCGAGAGCGACGTGAATAATAATTCTGGGTTAGATCCAACACc ACATCCCCCGAAGAAGTATCACGCCCATGCACTGGAGACGGTTTCTTCTCGTCATGACCGATTAAGCGAGGAGATCACGCAGCCTGAGAGATATGAGAACGAAAGCACAGAAATTACAAGCGATAGAAGGATCAGTTGGCGAAACCGCGACGGAAACAGAACTGAGATTCGTCGACCCATTCAG GTTTACGCGATCCACTACGGGGCTGACAGCACCCTCTTCACAACGCAGGACGAGCACACTGGTAACGGCAGAGCGCGACACTACAACGGTGTCTTCAAAGCGTGGCAACCAAGCGAGTGGGTCACCAATCTCGGCATGAACAGGCATTTTACGCTTGCCGGCGACGGCAAACTCACCGTGCATGAGCCAGGATTGTACTTGGTTTACGCACAGATCCATTATCTGGACGAGCACGACGAAAACGGCTTCCACATGCTGGTGAACGGAAGGCCTATACTACAGTGCATG gTGTACAGTCCAGGCAGAGAACACAAAAGTCGCTCATGTTTCTCTGCCCAAGTGACCTTCCTTCAGACAGGTGATCACCTAGTCTTGAAAGATATTGGATCAGCAAGATACACTCTCTTCCAGCACGATAAAAGTTTCTTTGGCTTAGTGAAAGTTGGTGAACCGAGACAGCAGCAGAGACATCCATCGACACATCAGTAA
- the LOC105199158 gene encoding uncharacterized protein LOC105199158 isoform X4 gives MTSMLSGEESSATRMKQKLMRSAPAKEDTRSFLNFSRENLSISHSDLEQGFNRSRFARPSRNTILSVAALMTIIICLSLQSWKLLSNTREIEQLRRDVYILKHRFLEPDLIDELKAFEEQLYAEESTEDNDSSETDIDNADYDSNYDDDGSASHDYSGDYRSPLIYGSRSSDFRDVTSTSIPIPTSQDPGVNEDMVELLAALRKVEAKHEQDFEKNVQENRKNIEREHLKGGHIEELNHEEKTNDANSTKSDIIARTATISEHIEESIKSKRSVNDGLLDDSMRDTINDKRHNTRRIVVSRARSYINGESDVNNNSGLDPTPHPPKKYHAHALETVSSRHDRLSEEITQPERYENESTEITSDRRISWRNRDGNRTEIRRPIQNHEVAAREFRRRLTRRHLRAPRQVYAIHYGADSTLFTTQDEHTGNGRARHYNGVFKAWQPSEWVTNLGMNRHFTLAGDGKLTVHEPGLYLVYAQIHYLDEHDENGFHMLVNGRPILQCMVYSPGREHKSRSCFSAQVTFLQTGDHLVLKDIGSARYTLFQHDKSFFGLVKVGEPRQQQRHPSTHQ, from the exons ATGACGTCTATGCTATCCGGTGAGGAGAGCAGCGCGACGAGAATGAAGCAAAAGCTGATGAGAAGCGCACCTGCGAAGGAGGACACTAGGTCTTTCCTGAACTTCTCGCGAGAGAACCTGAGCATCTCGCACTCCGACCTTGAGCAAGGATTCAACCGATCCCGGTTCGCGAGACCGAGCAGGAACACGATCCTCAGCGTGGCCGCCCTTATGACCATCATTATCTGCCTCAGCCTTCAGAGCTGGAAGCTGCTGTCGAACACGCGCGAAATCGAGCAGCTGAGAAGAGATGTCTATATCCTGAAGCATCGGTTTCTGGAGCCGGATCTCATAGACGAGCTCAAGGCCTTCGAGGAACAG CTGTACGCCGAAGAGTCTACCGAGGATAATGATTCAAGCGAAACGGACATTGATAACGCCGATTATGACTCTAATTACGACGATGATGGTTCCGCATCGCACGATTATTCCGGCGACTATCGTAGTCCCTTGATTTACGGCTCCAGATCGTCCGATTTTCGCgacgtcacgtccacgtcgatACCGATACCCACGTCCCAGGATCCTGGCGTTAATGAGGACATGGTCGAGCTGCTGGCAGCCTTGCGCAAGGTCGAAGCGAAACACGAGCAGGATTTCGAGAAGAACGTACAAGAGAATCGCAA AAATATCGAACGAGAGCATCTTAAAGGAGGACACATAGAGGAATTGAATCACGAAGAAAAAACGAATGACGCCAACAGCACCAAATCCGATATCATTGCCAGAACGGCTACAATTTCGGAACACATCGAAGAGAGTATCAAATCGAAGCGATCCGTAAACGATGGTTTGCTTGACGACTCTATGAGAGATACAATAAACGACAAACGACACAATACTAGGAGGATTGTTGTGTCTAGAGCACGTTCTTATATAAACGGCGAGAGCGACGTGAATAATAATTCTGGGTTAGATCCAACACc ACATCCCCCGAAGAAGTATCACGCCCATGCACTGGAGACGGTTTCTTCTCGTCATGACCGATTAAGCGAGGAGATCACGCAGCCTGAGAGATATGAGAACGAAAGCACAGAAATTACAAGCGATAGAAGGATCAGTTGGCGAAACCGCGACGGAAACAGAACTGAGATTCGTCGACCCATTCAG AATCACGAAGTGGCTGCAAGGGAATTTCGCCGGAGATTGACTCGAAGGCATTTGCGTGCACCACGGCAGGTTTACGCGATCCACTACGGGGCTGACAGCACCCTCTTCACAACGCAGGACGAGCACACTGGTAACGGCAGAGCGCGACACTACAACGGTGTCTTCAAAGCGTGGCAACCAAGCGAGTGGGTCACCAATCTCGGCATGAACAGGCATTTTACGCTTGCCGGCGACGGCAAACTCACCGTGCATGAGCCAGGATTGTACTTGGTTTACGCACAGATCCATTATCTGGACGAGCACGACGAAAACGGCTTCCACATGCTGGTGAACGGAAGGCCTATACTACAGTGCATG gTGTACAGTCCAGGCAGAGAACACAAAAGTCGCTCATGTTTCTCTGCCCAAGTGACCTTCCTTCAGACAGGTGATCACCTAGTCTTGAAAGATATTGGATCAGCAAGATACACTCTCTTCCAGCACGATAAAAGTTTCTTTGGCTTAGTGAAAGTTGGTGAACCGAGACAGCAGCAGAGACATCCATCGACACATCAGTAA
- the LOC105199158 gene encoding uncharacterized protein LOC105199158 isoform X1 translates to MSVVLTLRLFTETHSNHGHAYECINRTFTSNLHTDEARSDSAENSSISAMTSMLSGEESSATRMKQKLMRSAPAKEDTRSFLNFSRENLSISHSDLEQGFNRSRFARPSRNTILSVAALMTIIICLSLQSWKLLSNTREIEQLRRDVYILKHRFLEPDLIDELKAFEEQLYAEESTEDNDSSETDIDNADYDSNYDDDGSASHDYSGDYRSPLIYGSRSSDFRDVTSTSIPIPTSQDPGVNEDMVELLAALRKVEAKHEQDFEKNVQENRKNIEREHLKGGHIEELNHEEKTNDANSTKSDIIARTATISEHIEESIKSKRSVNDGLLDDSMRDTINDKRHNTRRIVVSRARSYINGESDVNNNSGLDPTPHPPKKYHAHALETVSSRHDRLSEEITQPERYENESTEITSDRRISWRNRDGNRTEIRRPIQNHEVAAREFRRRLTRRHLRAPRQVYAIHYGADSTLFTTQDEHTGNGRARHYNGVFKAWQPSEWVTNLGMNRHFTLAGDGKLTVHEPGLYLVYAQIHYLDEHDENGFHMLVNGRPILQCMVYSPGREHKSRSCFSAQVTFLQTGDHLVLKDIGSARYTLFQHDKSFFGLVKVGEPRQQQRHPSTHQ, encoded by the exons atgtctgtTGTTCTCACATTACGCTTATTCACTGAAACTCAT TCAAATCACGGACATGCATACGAATGTATAAATCGTACATTTACATCGAACTTACACACGGACGAAGCGCGCAGTGATTCCGCCGAGAACAGTTCGATTTCTGCGATGACGTCTATGCTATCCGGTGAGGAGAGCAGCGCGACGAGAATGAAGCAAAAGCTGATGAGAAGCGCACCTGCGAAGGAGGACACTAGGTCTTTCCTGAACTTCTCGCGAGAGAACCTGAGCATCTCGCACTCCGACCTTGAGCAAGGATTCAACCGATCCCGGTTCGCGAGACCGAGCAGGAACACGATCCTCAGCGTGGCCGCCCTTATGACCATCATTATCTGCCTCAGCCTTCAGAGCTGGAAGCTGCTGTCGAACACGCGCGAAATCGAGCAGCTGAGAAGAGATGTCTATATCCTGAAGCATCGGTTTCTGGAGCCGGATCTCATAGACGAGCTCAAGGCCTTCGAGGAACAG CTGTACGCCGAAGAGTCTACCGAGGATAATGATTCAAGCGAAACGGACATTGATAACGCCGATTATGACTCTAATTACGACGATGATGGTTCCGCATCGCACGATTATTCCGGCGACTATCGTAGTCCCTTGATTTACGGCTCCAGATCGTCCGATTTTCGCgacgtcacgtccacgtcgatACCGATACCCACGTCCCAGGATCCTGGCGTTAATGAGGACATGGTCGAGCTGCTGGCAGCCTTGCGCAAGGTCGAAGCGAAACACGAGCAGGATTTCGAGAAGAACGTACAAGAGAATCGCAA AAATATCGAACGAGAGCATCTTAAAGGAGGACACATAGAGGAATTGAATCACGAAGAAAAAACGAATGACGCCAACAGCACCAAATCCGATATCATTGCCAGAACGGCTACAATTTCGGAACACATCGAAGAGAGTATCAAATCGAAGCGATCCGTAAACGATGGTTTGCTTGACGACTCTATGAGAGATACAATAAACGACAAACGACACAATACTAGGAGGATTGTTGTGTCTAGAGCACGTTCTTATATAAACGGCGAGAGCGACGTGAATAATAATTCTGGGTTAGATCCAACACc ACATCCCCCGAAGAAGTATCACGCCCATGCACTGGAGACGGTTTCTTCTCGTCATGACCGATTAAGCGAGGAGATCACGCAGCCTGAGAGATATGAGAACGAAAGCACAGAAATTACAAGCGATAGAAGGATCAGTTGGCGAAACCGCGACGGAAACAGAACTGAGATTCGTCGACCCATTCAG AATCACGAAGTGGCTGCAAGGGAATTTCGCCGGAGATTGACTCGAAGGCATTTGCGTGCACCACGGCAGGTTTACGCGATCCACTACGGGGCTGACAGCACCCTCTTCACAACGCAGGACGAGCACACTGGTAACGGCAGAGCGCGACACTACAACGGTGTCTTCAAAGCGTGGCAACCAAGCGAGTGGGTCACCAATCTCGGCATGAACAGGCATTTTACGCTTGCCGGCGACGGCAAACTCACCGTGCATGAGCCAGGATTGTACTTGGTTTACGCACAGATCCATTATCTGGACGAGCACGACGAAAACGGCTTCCACATGCTGGTGAACGGAAGGCCTATACTACAGTGCATG gTGTACAGTCCAGGCAGAGAACACAAAAGTCGCTCATGTTTCTCTGCCCAAGTGACCTTCCTTCAGACAGGTGATCACCTAGTCTTGAAAGATATTGGATCAGCAAGATACACTCTCTTCCAGCACGATAAAAGTTTCTTTGGCTTAGTGAAAGTTGGTGAACCGAGACAGCAGCAGAGACATCCATCGACACATCAGTAA